A window of the Cellvibrio sp. pealriver genome harbors these coding sequences:
- a CDS encoding glycosyl hydrolase family 18 protein has translation MKSFRPFRLLSGLGLLSAAALASVQVQAYNCSGVANYQQGTYNTGAIVKNGGNAYSCTVGGWCSVGGPYEPGVGWAWQNAWSSLGACDGTTASSTASSVASVASSVRSSTATTSVANSSATSTTGCAGVAAWNSTAVYTQGNTVSHNGAVYQAQWWTQGDNPANSGDWGVWRKVSNCSTSSQPSSVAASSKPASSTPSSVAASSQPSSVVASSRASSVASSSASSTVVVGGKKVVGYFAQWGTYARNYHVKNIATSGSAAKLTHILYAFGDVKNGQCVIGDAYADYERAYTADLSVDGVADTWDQPLRGSFNQLRKLKKAYPNIKVIWSFGGWTWSGGFGQAAANPTAFANSCYNLVEDPRWADVFDGIDIDWEYPNDCGLTCDTSGFSAYKNLIQALRTRFGANALVTSAIGAAPSKINAADYAGAAQYLDFIMPMTYDYFGAFAAKGPTAPHSALYGYSGIPTAEFYSDAAVQLLKAKGIPASKILLGVGFYGRGWSGVTQAAPGGAATGAATGSYEAGIEDYKVLKNTCPATGTVGGTAYAFCNGNWWSYDTPQTMVGKMDYVHQQNLGGTFFWELSGDTSGGELINVIGNSMR, from the coding sequence ATGAAATCCTTTAGACCCTTTAGATTGTTATCAGGTTTGGGGCTGTTATCCGCTGCTGCTTTGGCTAGTGTCCAAGTGCAAGCGTATAACTGCAGTGGCGTTGCCAATTATCAACAAGGCACTTACAACACGGGCGCTATCGTAAAAAATGGCGGTAATGCCTATTCCTGTACGGTGGGTGGATGGTGTTCTGTCGGCGGCCCTTATGAGCCGGGTGTAGGTTGGGCATGGCAAAACGCCTGGAGTAGTCTGGGCGCGTGTGATGGCACTACTGCAAGCAGTACTGCGTCCAGCGTTGCATCTGTCGCATCTTCTGTGCGCAGTTCAACTGCCACTACCTCAGTAGCTAATAGTTCCGCAACATCTACTACCGGCTGCGCGGGTGTTGCTGCATGGAATAGCACTGCTGTTTATACCCAAGGCAATACTGTTTCCCACAACGGCGCTGTTTACCAAGCCCAGTGGTGGACTCAAGGTGACAACCCTGCCAATTCCGGTGACTGGGGTGTGTGGCGCAAAGTCAGCAATTGCTCTACTTCATCACAACCAAGCTCGGTTGCGGCATCATCCAAGCCAGCTTCATCAACTCCGAGTTCTGTTGCAGCATCTTCCCAGCCAAGCTCTGTAGTGGCTTCTTCACGTGCTAGCTCAGTCGCGTCTTCCAGTGCATCCAGTACCGTGGTTGTGGGCGGCAAAAAAGTAGTTGGTTATTTCGCGCAATGGGGTACTTATGCGCGCAACTATCATGTGAAAAATATTGCAACCAGTGGCTCTGCAGCCAAGTTGACTCACATCCTTTATGCCTTTGGCGATGTGAAAAACGGCCAGTGTGTGATTGGTGATGCCTATGCTGATTACGAGCGTGCCTACACTGCGGATTTGAGTGTTGATGGCGTTGCCGATACTTGGGACCAACCGTTGCGCGGTAGCTTCAATCAATTGCGCAAACTGAAAAAAGCCTATCCAAACATCAAAGTGATTTGGTCGTTCGGTGGTTGGACCTGGTCCGGTGGTTTTGGTCAAGCGGCTGCTAACCCCACTGCATTTGCCAACTCTTGCTATAACCTGGTTGAAGACCCACGTTGGGCTGATGTATTCGACGGTATCGATATCGATTGGGAATACCCGAATGACTGTGGTCTGACCTGTGATACCAGCGGTTTCTCAGCGTACAAAAACCTGATCCAGGCATTGCGTACCCGCTTTGGTGCAAACGCACTGGTAACTTCAGCAATTGGTGCTGCTCCGTCAAAAATCAACGCTGCTGATTACGCCGGTGCTGCACAGTATCTGGATTTCATCATGCCGATGACTTACGACTACTTTGGTGCATTCGCTGCGAAAGGCCCAACTGCACCGCACTCTGCGCTGTACGGTTACTCAGGTATTCCTACTGCTGAATTCTACTCTGATGCTGCGGTGCAATTGCTGAAAGCCAAAGGTATCCCTGCAAGCAAAATCCTGCTGGGTGTTGGCTTCTATGGTCGCGGTTGGAGTGGTGTAACCCAAGCAGCGCCTGGTGGTGCAGCAACGGGCGCAGCAACTGGCTCGTATGAAGCGGGTATTGAAGATTACAAAGTATTGAAAAATACCTGCCCTGCAACCGGTACTGTTGGTGGAACTGCCTACGCATTCTGTAACGGTAACTGGTGGAGCTACGACACTCCACAAACCATGGTTGGCAAAATGGACTATGTTCATCAGCAAAACCTTGGCGGTACCTTCTTCTGGGAGTTGAGTGGTGATACCTCTGGTGGCGAGTTGATCAACGTGATTGGTAACTCAATGCGTTAA
- a CDS encoding universal stress protein, translating to MSKSQKLFVVVDPNDTHHIALERAIIVSSLIQGPKPKVHAFVAVDGDAVDTRSVNDHLFRDLTWFEQNIKTPLANAGIEYTLEVSWSSEWQKSIMESAKRFDADLIYLPVHATNNNSRFFFTESKWELLKGAYCPVVLIRPGAKAQRKVILAAINVQAQRDVQIELNQKIIAAAKFYAETYGADLHVINGYLDSMSYPDRGKLVSISGLPNDKIHVENGYTSDVVSALAEKIGADLIVMGTLGQNGMTKTRRGNTAERLIAAVDTDVMVLNHE from the coding sequence ATGTCCAAGTCACAAAAGCTGTTCGTCGTTGTTGACCCCAATGATACCCATCACATTGCGCTTGAGCGCGCCATTATTGTCTCTTCCCTGATACAAGGACCAAAGCCCAAGGTTCACGCATTTGTGGCAGTGGATGGCGATGCGGTAGATACCCGCTCAGTTAACGACCACCTGTTCCGCGACCTGACCTGGTTTGAACAAAACATCAAAACACCTCTGGCAAATGCCGGTATCGAGTACACACTCGAAGTCTCCTGGTCGTCCGAATGGCAAAAATCCATCATGGAATCTGCCAAGCGTTTCGATGCCGACCTGATTTATCTGCCAGTACACGCGACAAATAACAACAGCCGCTTCTTCTTCACCGAATCCAAGTGGGAACTGTTGAAAGGCGCATACTGCCCTGTGGTACTGATCCGTCCAGGCGCAAAAGCACAACGTAAAGTGATTCTGGCTGCTATCAACGTTCAGGCACAACGCGATGTACAAATCGAACTGAACCAAAAAATTATCGCCGCTGCAAAATTCTATGCCGAAACCTACGGTGCCGATCTGCACGTCATCAACGGTTATCTGGATTCAATGAGCTACCCGGATCGCGGCAAGCTGGTCAGCATCAGCGGCCTGCCTAACGATAAAATCCACGTTGAAAATGGCTACACATCAGATGTCGTTTCAGCATTGGCAGAAAAGATTGGTGCCGATTTGATTGTAATGGGTACCCTTGGTCAAAACGGTATGACCAAAACCCGTCGTGGTAATACTGCCGAGCGTTTGATCGCCGCAGTCGATACCGATGTGATGGTATTGAACCACGAGTAA
- a CDS encoding MaoC family dehydratase has product MNLLENYPINELVVGQRATYSKTLTEQDITLFAACSGDLNPVHLDKEYAATTPFGEPIGHGMWTGALVSAAIAMRLPGPGSVYRSQSLSFKHPVKVGDTVTVTLIVSEIKERIKLVTLECEAHNQEGKLVAKGVAEVIAPAQKQQLAEGALPSIAIG; this is encoded by the coding sequence ATGAACCTGCTTGAAAACTATCCAATCAATGAGCTGGTTGTTGGCCAGCGTGCCACTTACAGCAAGACCTTGACGGAACAGGACATCACCCTGTTTGCAGCCTGCTCGGGTGATCTCAACCCGGTGCATCTTGATAAAGAATATGCCGCTACGACTCCGTTTGGTGAACCCATAGGCCATGGCATGTGGACGGGTGCATTGGTATCAGCGGCAATCGCGATGCGCTTGCCCGGGCCGGGCTCTGTTTATCGCAGCCAAAGCCTGAGCTTTAAACATCCGGTAAAAGTGGGCGATACGGTCACTGTCACCTTGATTGTGAGTGAAATCAAGGAGCGCATAAAACTGGTGACACTGGAGTGCGAGGCTCACAATCAGGAAGGCAAGTTAGTCGCCAAGGGGGTTGCGGAGGTGATAGCGCCGGCACAAAAACAACAATTGGCTGAAGGAGCTCTGCCCTCTATCGCGATTGGCTAA
- the rnt gene encoding ribonuclease T: MAQRFRGFLPVIVDVETGGFNPQTDALLEIAAVTLRMDHEGNLHRHETFSFHVEPFEGANIEQAALDFTGIDLDDPERMAEPELMVMTDLLSAVRRAVKENGCTRAVIVGHNAHFDLNFVNAVIDRCNIKRSPFHPFSVFDTATLAGLAFGQTVLAKTCQVAGIEFSNSAAHSAAYDAEKTADLFCMIVNRWKELGGWQECLADDSDE; encoded by the coding sequence ATGGCGCAACGCTTCCGCGGCTTTTTGCCGGTCATTGTGGATGTCGAGACCGGCGGCTTTAATCCGCAAACCGATGCGCTGCTGGAAATTGCCGCAGTCACTTTGCGTATGGACCACGAGGGGAACTTGCATCGCCATGAAACCTTTTCATTTCATGTTGAGCCATTTGAAGGTGCCAATATCGAACAGGCGGCGCTGGATTTTACCGGTATCGATCTGGATGACCCCGAACGTATGGCCGAACCGGAATTAATGGTGATGACGGACCTGCTCAGCGCAGTGCGCCGCGCCGTTAAAGAAAACGGCTGTACCCGCGCGGTGATCGTCGGCCATAACGCCCACTTTGATTTGAACTTCGTCAACGCAGTGATTGACCGCTGCAATATCAAACGCAGCCCGTTCCACCCGTTTTCGGTATTCGATACTGCCACCCTGGCAGGACTGGCATTCGGGCAAACAGTGCTGGCCAAAACCTGTCAGGTTGCAGGCATTGAGTTCAGTAATAGCGCTGCCCATTCTGCTGCTTACGATGCAGAAAAAACCGCTGATTTGTTTTGCATGATTGTGAATCGGTGGAAAGAATTAGGCGGTTGGCAGGAGTGCCTTGCCGACGACAGTGATGAGTAA
- the pyrC gene encoding dihydroorotase: MTQQLTLTRPDDWHIHLRDGAALTRTVGDAAKQFARAIVMPNLVPPVMNAAQAQEYKARILAARPEGSQFEPLMVLYLTDNTDPAEIAIAKAAGVTACKLYPAGATTNSASGVTDLKKIYPVLEAMQKAGMHFLLHGEVTDSAIDIFDREKVFLERTLSQVVKDFPALKMVLEHITTADAAQFVAAAPANVAATITAHHLLYNRNHMLAGGIRPHYYCLPILKRSTHQQALIQAATSGNPKFFLGTDSAPHAKDKKEAACGCAGSYTAFAAIELYAEAFEDAGALDKLEAFASHFGADFYGLPRNTDTITLLKKDWQVPETLTLGDTPLVPLRAGETLRWQLQNS; encoded by the coding sequence ATGACCCAGCAGCTAACCCTGACACGCCCCGACGACTGGCACATCCATCTGCGCGACGGCGCTGCCCTCACCCGCACAGTAGGTGATGCAGCCAAGCAATTTGCACGAGCCATTGTGATGCCCAATCTGGTACCACCGGTCATGAATGCCGCCCAGGCGCAGGAATACAAAGCGCGGATCCTGGCTGCACGCCCCGAGGGAAGCCAATTTGAGCCATTAATGGTGCTCTATCTCACCGACAATACCGATCCCGCTGAAATCGCCATTGCCAAAGCAGCCGGTGTCACCGCCTGCAAACTCTATCCCGCGGGTGCCACCACCAATTCGGCATCTGGCGTGACTGATCTGAAAAAGATTTATCCCGTTCTGGAGGCCATGCAAAAAGCCGGTATGCACTTTTTATTGCACGGCGAAGTGACCGATTCGGCAATTGATATTTTCGACCGCGAAAAAGTATTCCTCGAGCGCACCCTCAGCCAGGTAGTGAAAGATTTCCCGGCTCTGAAAATGGTGCTGGAACACATCACCACCGCAGATGCAGCCCAGTTTGTCGCTGCTGCACCGGCTAATGTCGCCGCCACGATTACGGCACACCACCTGCTGTACAACCGCAACCATATGCTCGCGGGTGGTATCCGCCCACATTACTATTGCTTGCCTATTCTCAAACGCAGTACCCATCAGCAAGCCTTGATCCAAGCTGCCACCAGCGGCAACCCGAAATTCTTCTTGGGTACCGATTCCGCGCCGCACGCCAAAGACAAAAAAGAAGCCGCCTGCGGTTGTGCCGGTAGTTACACTGCATTCGCTGCAATCGAACTCTATGCCGAAGCGTTTGAAGATGCCGGAGCACTGGATAAACTCGAAGCTTTCGCCAGCCACTTTGGTGCAGATTTCTACGGTTTACCTCGCAATACCGATACCATCACCCTGCTGAAAAAAGACTGGCAAGTCCCCGAGACACTCACCTTGGGCGATACGCCTCTGGTGCCATTGCGCGCAGGTGAAACACTGCGCTGGCAGTTACAAAACAGCTAA
- a CDS encoding OmpA family protein, with product MLLPVLRHFTPLLLLPVLGFSQPLSAQVYSASFSDAKWTAQSGAFACSLTHEIPGFGSARFSRSTGVAESLELRHTNKTFAAGSVRIESIPPMWRPEDSPAVLGQAQATGGTASLKITTKLDSITKTLERGTNVVFSGGMGDIGLRVGLEARNFNPAFSQYRKCITNLIPYTFNQISRTIIFYGRSAEALSGTAKTQLDTIIRYVKADPKVLGIIIDAHSDQLETPEDGERQSQIQAEWVAQYLIDKGIDSNKITTRWHGDQFPIANNKDKAGQAKNRRVTVRLENESTRKEMEKKVAAMKLAEQKAAEEAAAKAASQSSSVSSESLPMNLQQLEDMVERQDLTSGKQPRGDLLR from the coding sequence ATGCTGTTGCCTGTTTTACGCCATTTTACCCCACTGCTATTACTGCCCGTTCTTGGATTCAGCCAGCCGCTGTCTGCCCAGGTATACAGCGCCAGTTTCAGTGATGCCAAATGGACGGCGCAGTCGGGAGCCTTTGCCTGTAGCCTTACTCATGAGATTCCCGGATTCGGCAGTGCGCGATTTTCCCGCAGTACAGGCGTGGCAGAGTCACTTGAACTGCGGCATACCAACAAGACATTTGCTGCCGGCTCGGTGCGGATTGAATCTATCCCACCCATGTGGCGGCCGGAGGATAGCCCAGCTGTGTTAGGGCAGGCGCAGGCCACGGGCGGAACGGCATCGCTGAAAATCACCACCAAGTTAGATTCCATTACCAAGACCTTGGAGCGGGGCACCAATGTCGTGTTCAGCGGTGGCATGGGAGATATAGGGTTGCGAGTGGGACTTGAGGCGCGCAATTTTAATCCGGCGTTTAGCCAGTACCGAAAGTGCATCACCAACCTCATTCCGTACACCTTCAACCAAATTTCGCGCACCATTATTTTTTATGGCCGCAGCGCAGAAGCCTTAAGTGGCACCGCCAAAACCCAATTGGATACCATCATCCGCTACGTCAAAGCAGACCCCAAGGTGTTGGGTATTATCATTGATGCCCACAGTGACCAATTGGAAACACCCGAAGACGGCGAGAGGCAATCGCAGATCCAGGCGGAATGGGTGGCGCAGTATCTGATCGATAAAGGTATCGATTCCAATAAAATCACTACTCGTTGGCACGGCGATCAATTTCCCATCGCCAACAATAAAGACAAAGCGGGGCAGGCAAAAAACCGCCGTGTGACGGTGCGTTTGGAAAACGAGTCCACGCGCAAAGAGATGGAAAAAAAAGTAGCCGCGATGAAATTAGCAGAACAAAAAGCCGCTGAAGAAGCAGCTGCAAAAGCGGCAAGCCAATCGTCTTCGGTAAGCAGTGAATCCCTGCCAATGAATTTGCAACAGCTGGAAGATATGGTGGAACGACAAGATCTCACCAGCGGCAAGCAGCCCCGTGGCGATCTATTACGTTAG
- a CDS encoding Do family serine endopeptidase: MQKLTGKWAKVIAIVSISILSIGSYAAELPDFTELIAEHSPAVVKITAVSKGEIAQAPQSLPPNMDGLPDIFRELLERRQMPRDRGSLGSGFIISSDGYVLTNDHVVDRMDTITVILSDQREYTATLVGSDERSDLALLKIDAKNLPTLTLAKDETLKVGQWVVAIGSPFGLDYSASAGIVSAIGRSIPSAHRESNYVPFIQTDVAINPGNSGGPLFNMDGEVVGINSQIYSPSGGSVGLSFAIPSSLAIDVVAQLKDKGRVDRGWLGVMIQDVDKDLASSLGMDKPVGALISEVDEQGPAAKSGLKAGDLIIKFNGSDVHTSSDLPYLVGRTTPKTKVPVVIMRKGKEQTLNVTVGILPVSPEEAAARPASAPAQNTADALGLIVAPLEQTQRGGAEAGVVVRDVKPRSPAAEAGLQVGDVITQLAFTDIKSPADYAKVVKGLPKNEPQAIRFYRQGRPVFRSVILK, from the coding sequence ATGCAAAAATTGACTGGCAAATGGGCGAAAGTGATCGCAATAGTCAGCATTAGTATTTTGTCGATTGGAAGTTATGCCGCCGAGCTTCCGGATTTCACCGAATTGATTGCCGAGCACTCGCCAGCGGTAGTCAAAATCACCGCCGTATCCAAAGGCGAAATTGCGCAAGCACCACAAAGTTTGCCCCCCAATATGGATGGGCTGCCGGATATTTTCCGCGAGTTGTTAGAGCGCCGCCAAATGCCGCGCGACCGCGGCTCACTGGGCTCGGGTTTTATTATTTCGAGCGATGGTTATGTGCTCACCAATGATCACGTAGTAGACAGGATGGACACCATTACGGTGATTCTCAGCGACCAGCGCGAATACACCGCCACTCTTGTGGGAAGCGATGAGCGCTCGGATTTGGCACTGCTGAAAATCGATGCCAAAAACCTGCCCACCTTGACTCTGGCAAAAGATGAAACCTTGAAAGTAGGGCAGTGGGTAGTGGCGATTGGCTCCCCCTTCGGGCTGGATTACTCTGCCTCGGCCGGTATTGTCAGCGCGATTGGCCGCAGCATTCCATCGGCGCACCGCGAGAGTAATTACGTACCCTTTATTCAAACGGATGTCGCCATCAACCCCGGTAATTCCGGTGGTCCTCTGTTTAATATGGATGGCGAAGTCGTCGGCATCAATTCACAAATTTATTCCCCCAGCGGCGGCTCTGTCGGGCTTTCATTTGCAATCCCTTCATCTCTGGCGATTGATGTTGTCGCCCAATTAAAAGACAAGGGGCGCGTTGATCGCGGTTGGTTGGGGGTGATGATCCAGGATGTGGATAAAGATCTGGCCAGCTCCCTGGGTATGGATAAACCCGTGGGTGCATTGATCAGTGAGGTTGATGAACAAGGGCCTGCCGCAAAATCCGGATTGAAAGCGGGCGACCTGATCATCAAGTTCAATGGTTCCGATGTGCACACCTCCAGCGACTTGCCTTATCTGGTTGGCCGCACAACCCCTAAAACCAAAGTGCCTGTTGTGATTATGCGCAAGGGCAAAGAGCAGACACTGAACGTCACGGTTGGAATCCTGCCGGTATCACCTGAAGAGGCGGCGGCGCGTCCAGCATCGGCACCTGCGCAAAATACAGCGGATGCGCTTGGGTTAATTGTTGCTCCTCTGGAGCAAACCCAGCGCGGTGGTGCTGAAGCCGGTGTTGTGGTGCGCGATGTCAAACCGCGTAGCCCCGCCGCAGAGGCAGGGTTACAAGTCGGGGATGTGATTACCCAGCTGGCGTTTACGGATATCAAATCGCCGGCGGACTACGCAAAAGTGGTGAAGGGGCTGCCCAAAAACGAGCCTCAGGCAATACGTTTTTATCGCCAGGGTCGCCCCGTATTCCGCTCGGTTATTCTCAAATAG
- a CDS encoding glycoside hydrolase family 11 protein: MKLSNVKKSLVSSVVACAAAFCVSAVSAQTLTSNSTGTNNGFYYTFWKDSGSASMTLQSGGRYTSQWTNNTNNWVGGKGWNPGSSSRVLNYSGNYGVSNSQNSYLAFYGWTRNPLIEYYIIESYGSYNPASCSGGTDYGSFTSDGATYNVRRCLRTQQPSIDGTQTFYQYFSVRNPKKGFGNISGTITFANHVNFWASKGLNLGNHDYQVMATEGYQSNGSSDITVASGSGSGGGSSSSAGGGSKTIVVRARGSVGGESITLKVNNTAVQTWTLSTTMTNYTATTSLSGGSLVEYTNDSGNRDVQVDYISVNGSVRQSEAQTYNTGVYQNGACGGGNGLSEWMHCNGAIGYGNL; encoded by the coding sequence ATGAAACTATCCAATGTTAAAAAAAGTCTTGTCTCATCCGTTGTTGCTTGTGCCGCAGCGTTTTGCGTATCTGCAGTAAGCGCGCAAACCCTGACGTCAAATTCAACTGGCACCAATAACGGTTTTTACTACACCTTCTGGAAAGATTCTGGTAGCGCCTCTATGACGTTACAGTCCGGAGGGCGTTATACATCGCAATGGACCAACAACACCAATAACTGGGTGGGTGGTAAAGGCTGGAATCCGGGCAGCAGTTCGCGCGTATTGAATTACTCCGGTAACTACGGTGTAAGCAATAGCCAAAACTCCTATCTGGCATTTTACGGTTGGACTCGCAATCCGTTGATCGAGTACTACATCATTGAAAGTTATGGTTCATACAATCCGGCCAGTTGTTCAGGCGGTACTGACTATGGCAGCTTCACCAGCGATGGTGCGACTTATAACGTGCGCCGTTGCTTGCGTACCCAGCAACCATCGATCGATGGCACCCAAACTTTCTATCAATACTTCAGTGTAAGAAACCCTAAAAAAGGTTTCGGCAATATTTCCGGCACCATCACTTTTGCTAACCACGTTAATTTCTGGGCGAGCAAAGGCCTGAACCTTGGCAACCATGACTATCAAGTGATGGCGACTGAGGGTTATCAAAGTAACGGCAGCTCCGATATTACTGTTGCTTCAGGCAGTGGTAGCGGTGGTGGCAGTTCATCTTCTGCTGGTGGTGGTAGCAAAACCATCGTAGTACGTGCTCGTGGTTCTGTCGGTGGTGAGAGCATCACCTTGAAAGTGAACAATACTGCTGTACAAACCTGGACGTTAAGCACCACGATGACCAACTACACCGCGACCACGTCTTTGTCGGGCGGTAGCTTGGTGGAGTACACCAACGATTCCGGTAACCGCGATGTGCAAGTGGATTACATCAGTGTGAACGGTTCTGTTCGCCAGTCAGAAGCGCAAACTTACAACACCGGTGTTTATCAAAATGGTGCCTGTGGTGGCGGCAATGGCCTGAGCGAGTGGATGCACTGCAACGGCGCAATTGGCTATGGCAACCTCTAA
- a CDS encoding HEAT repeat domain-containing protein, with the protein MRNNSRPIPHYLLAAISGAVMCYAAIALTTDNSLQSEKIIALENKILDLELVLAQKDLEISRKDDALKNARWLALDSLVNKNDGAHSVAQSQQAQSAALGDDPSGTVNALVVNAEKLNALDQKLRALSASSEQDPRSFAEKIDVLLQGDASAENIAVATKGLLELAGNPEILPDQALDMLYSNQANPDIKRVAAQVLSMRGDNRLIEKQVNEAQASLHSDNVTERQQALIALGKTRHASAANVIAPLLQDSDTAVKLEALLALRATGNQQHVYMVEALVNHPDTSVSWLARDVVTNLQNLSDKARTQLSSADINAELPVLQMP; encoded by the coding sequence ATGAGAAACAACAGTCGCCCCATCCCCCACTATCTACTTGCTGCGATTTCAGGTGCAGTGATGTGTTATGCGGCTATCGCCCTGACAACCGATAATTCCCTCCAGTCTGAAAAAATAATTGCACTGGAAAATAAAATTCTGGATTTGGAGCTTGTGCTTGCGCAGAAAGACCTAGAAATTTCACGCAAGGATGACGCTTTAAAAAATGCACGCTGGTTAGCGTTGGATTCCCTGGTGAACAAAAACGATGGTGCTCATTCAGTTGCCCAATCACAGCAAGCGCAATCGGCTGCGCTGGGTGATGATCCATCCGGTACTGTTAACGCTCTGGTTGTCAACGCAGAAAAACTAAATGCGCTGGATCAAAAATTGCGTGCATTAAGTGCCTCATCGGAGCAAGACCCGCGCTCGTTTGCAGAAAAAATTGATGTGTTACTGCAAGGCGATGCCAGTGCCGAAAATATTGCGGTTGCGACAAAAGGTCTGCTGGAGCTGGCAGGGAATCCCGAGATCCTTCCCGACCAAGCATTGGATATGCTTTACAGTAATCAAGCCAATCCGGATATAAAACGTGTTGCAGCGCAAGTGTTGTCAATGCGCGGTGACAATCGCCTGATCGAAAAACAAGTGAATGAAGCACAGGCAAGCCTGCATAGCGATAATGTTACAGAGCGGCAACAAGCGTTGATCGCGCTGGGAAAAACACGTCATGCCAGTGCGGCCAATGTTATCGCGCCTTTGCTGCAAGACAGTGATACCGCCGTTAAATTGGAGGCGCTTCTGGCATTGCGTGCTACGGGTAACCAGCAGCATGTGTATATGGTGGAAGCGTTAGTGAATCATCCTGATACATCGGTCAGTTGGCTGGCCAGGGATGTGGTCACTAATTTACAAAATCTGAGTGATAAAGCCCGCACGCAGCTCAGCAGTGCAGATATCAATGCTGAATTGCCTGTGCTGCAGATGCCTTAG
- a CDS encoding DUF4412 domain-containing protein: MKQLTHLFTLFFSLTTGLLFAHNSNANSIPAPDTEYSGVRQVVMAEGSFTQTVHHSHGKERNEMQMEGMSMISIIRPDKNIAWQLMPMQKMYMEVDMKSANKMSGNAPDDVTIEKVGSETLDGINTTKYKILMKDKSAGGFIWLSPENIPVKMDFLSKEGKEKNRVTMTLKNLKVEPQEAALFELPPGYQPMPSMGNMMKNFKPQ; encoded by the coding sequence ATGAAACAACTCACCCATTTATTCACTCTCTTTTTTTCCTTAACTACCGGTTTGCTTTTTGCACATAACAGCAATGCCAATAGTATCCCTGCGCCCGACACTGAATACTCCGGTGTACGCCAGGTTGTTATGGCTGAAGGTAGCTTTACCCAAACCGTGCATCACTCACACGGAAAAGAACGCAACGAAATGCAAATGGAAGGCATGAGTATGATCTCGATCATCCGCCCTGATAAAAACATTGCATGGCAATTAATGCCGATGCAAAAAATGTATATGGAAGTCGATATGAAATCGGCCAATAAAATGTCAGGCAATGCGCCGGATGATGTCACTATTGAAAAAGTAGGCAGTGAAACACTGGATGGAATAAACACCACCAAGTACAAAATTCTGATGAAAGATAAAAGTGCTGGCGGCTTTATTTGGTTATCGCCTGAAAACATTCCGGTAAAAATGGATTTTTTAAGTAAAGAAGGCAAGGAAAAAAATCGTGTGACCATGACGTTAAAAAATCTGAAAGTCGAACCACAAGAAGCCGCTCTGTTTGAGTTACCACCGGGTTACCAACCTATGCCGAGCATGGGCAATATGATGAAAAACTTTAAGCCGCAATAA